A region from the Arthrobacter roseus genome encodes:
- a CDS encoding type B 50S ribosomal protein L31 yields MQTDIHPKYQPVVFNDLASDVKFLTRSTVSSDKTIEWEDGNTYPIIDVEISSESHPFYTGKQRIMDSAGRVERFNQRFKGFGKK; encoded by the coding sequence CTGATATTCACCCGAAATACCAGCCCGTCGTTTTCAACGACCTGGCTTCTGACGTCAAGTTCTTGACGCGCTCCACTGTTTCCTCGGACAAGACCATCGAATGGGAAGATGGCAACACCTACCCCATCATCGATGTGGAAATCTCCTCCGAATCGCACCCGTTCTACACGGGCAAGCAGCGCATCATGGACTCGGCTGGACGTGTCGAGCGCTTCAACCAGCGTTTCAAGGGCTTCGGCAAGAAGTAG